A region of Ferruginibacter albus DNA encodes the following proteins:
- a CDS encoding GumC domain-containing protein — protein sequence MNSNDFLKAAVEKVSRFKALIITISIVAAALFFIVAKFKTIQYTSKATLFPLNNSSENGGPNSLSGLLGLGTTTQNFNVDASVNIIELTKSRNVRESAALIKLSGKWNNKTVAELLIEEANKHAFPLIGEKIKMPTDSASLAMTGGQLLEPSLDARLNKNGVLELNFTSTNEELVKPVSEAIISTISQFYINLKIEKATLDYKFTLVKIDSLQHALDSLDGRIIGMHNSTLFTPVDKIQYSLPKDNIEEEKLRTTREQDIAINNREEAVWRLQKITPIVAVLDKPNPPYQVKKASSLVYAIGAFIVAALLTIILLLWELLKQLIKAEISKAMSKSTKA from the coding sequence GTGAATTCAAATGATTTTTTAAAAGCGGCTGTAGAAAAAGTAAGCAGGTTTAAAGCACTGATCATTACAATAAGTATTGTGGCTGCAGCGTTGTTTTTTATTGTTGCTAAATTTAAAACCATTCAATACACTTCAAAGGCTACACTTTTTCCATTAAATAATTCTTCCGAGAATGGCGGTCCGAATTCGTTGAGCGGACTTTTGGGGTTAGGGACTACCACGCAAAATTTTAATGTAGATGCAAGCGTAAATATTATCGAACTTACCAAAAGCCGGAATGTAAGAGAATCTGCAGCATTGATTAAACTGTCCGGAAAATGGAACAATAAAACCGTCGCAGAATTATTGATTGAAGAGGCCAATAAACATGCCTTTCCTTTAATTGGAGAAAAGATCAAAATGCCTACAGACAGTGCTTCCTTAGCAATGACCGGCGGCCAATTATTAGAACCGAGTTTAGATGCACGCTTAAATAAGAATGGTGTATTGGAATTAAATTTTACTTCTACTAATGAAGAATTAGTTAAGCCTGTTTCAGAGGCGATCATTTCAACTATTTCACAGTTTTATATCAACTTAAAAATTGAAAAAGCAACGTTAGACTATAAGTTTACACTGGTCAAAATCGATTCGTTGCAGCATGCGCTGGACTCATTGGATGGAAGAATTATAGGAATGCATAATTCAACTCTTTTTACTCCGGTAGATAAAATACAATATTCGTTACCAAAAGACAATATTGAAGAAGAAAAATTAAGAACCACCCGTGAACAGGATATTGCTATTAATAACAGGGAAGAAGCGGTGTGGAGGCTTCAAAAAATTACACCTATAGTTGCTGTGTTGGATAAACCCAATCCGCCTTACCAGGTAAAAAAAGCTTCATCACTCGTTTATGCAATTGGCGCATTTATTGTTGCAGCATTGCTGACAATAATTTTATTATTGTGGGAGTTATTAAAGCAATTGATCAAGGCTGAGATATCAAAAGCGATGTCTAAATCAACAAAGGCATAA